The Desulfovibrio fairfieldensis sequence GAACGGCCACATCCAGCACAGGGCTTGTGGACATTACACTGCCTCATCGCGGAAGGCATTCACCGCGTCAATGACGGCATCCACATCATTATCCGGCATGACCGGGCTGATGGGCAGGGAGAGGGCCTCCTCGTGGATACGTTCCGTCACTGGATAGGAGCGCGCGCTCCATTCCGCATAGGCTTCCTGTCTGTGGGGCGGCGTGGGGTAGTGAATCAGGGTTTCAATGCCCCTTTCCTCCAGGTGGCGCTGGAAAAGATCACGACAGGGGGTGCGGGTTACAAAGAGATGCCAGACGTGGCCCTCCCGGTCTTTACTTCGTTGCGGCAGGGTCACCAGAGGATTGCGGATGCCCGTCAAATAGCGCTCGGCCACGGCTCGGCGGTGGGCGTTGTCCTCGTCCAGATGCGCCAGCTTCACGTCCAGTACGGCGGCCTGTAATTCGTCCAGTCGGGAATTGAAGCCCTTGAGGATATGATGGTATTTGCAGTCCGAACCGTAATTGGCCAACACCTTCAGGCGCTCGTACAGCGCGTCGTCATTGGTGGTGATGCCGCCGCCGTCGCCCATGGCCCCCAGATTTTTACCGGGATAGAAAGAAAAGCCCGCCACGTCTCCCAAGCCGCCCACGCGGTGGCCCTGATAGCGCGCCCCGTGCGCCTGCGCGCCGTCCTCGATGAGCCTCAGATGGTACTTCCCCGCCAACGCCCAGAGCGGTTCCATGTCGGCGGTCCGTCCGTAGAGATGCACCGCCAGGATGGCGCGGGTGTGCGAGGTGACGGCTTCTTCCACGCGTGCCGGATCCAAATTGTAGGTCTCCGGCGAGGGCTCCACCGGCACCGGCGTGCAGCCGTTCTGTGAAATGGCCAGAATACTGGCGATAAAGGTGTTGGCCGGAACAATGATCTCATCGCCGGGCCCGAAGCCGCAGGCCGCGATGATCAGGCGCAGAGCGTCCAGGCCGTTAGCCACGCCTAGGGCGTGTTTTACGCCGCAATAGGCCGCGAAATCCCGACAGAAGGCCTCGTTCATGGGGCCATTCAGAAAATGCCCGGAAGCCTGTACTACGGCAAAGCGAGCATTGATTTCCGCCAGATGGCGGGCGTTGATGGCCTGCACGTCAAGAAATTTTATCATCTGCGTTCCTCTCAGTCGCTGCCTTCGGCCCGCACAGAACGCAGGCCGTAATAGCGCGCCTGCCGACCTTCATAGCCGCGTACGTCCTTGATGTCCCCGCCAGCAAAGAAAAATTTGTCCTGCCGGGTAAAGAACGGAAAGACCGCATCGCAGCCGCGTGCGGTGACGACTATGACGGCCCGCTGGAGGCTGACTTGGTAATTGTCCCAGAATATGTTCATTTCGTGGCTAATGTTCCACAATAGCGCAATGGCCATCCCGCTGGCAAGCAGCCGTTTGCCCTGCAGGTCATGCTCCAGCAGGGAGAACAACGCCGTGGCGGATACTGCGTAGCAAAGTACCAGAGAAATGACGGCTCGCAAGGGATAGGACGAGGAAAAGTGCCCCTGTACACATCAGCATCAAAGCGATGAGCGTCAGTGTCGACATCAGTGGCAAGTGGGGAATGCGCATAGCAGCCTCGTGGAGTTTCGTCATTTTGTTTAGCCGTTGCGCGTAGCAGGATGAAACACAGCGTGGGGCAGGAGACCGAGGTGACCGCGCCTCCGTGAGGCATGTCAGAGCCTCACTCATGCAATCAGTCGCTCACTGAAACTGAGGGGAAAAGCTGCAGGGGTATCCTCTTTATGTGTGGAGCGCCTTTGCCTGGGCACAGGACCGTCCGATATCAATCTGGATGACGTTTCCGTTCTGAGCCTAGGGGCTGTTTCTAAATTAGGATTTTCATTCTCTGCCAAGGAAGGCGAGTCCTGGACGGAGGGAGTATATTCAACATATTCGACCTTTGCACGGGGCGAGCCTGACACAGACAGAGGGCGAAAGGACAATTTAGAAACGGCCCCTAGTCGTCCGTACTCGGCTTGCCGGAATCCTCAGGGGCGGTTGGGATATCGTCAGCCTCGGCGGAACTGTCGCCGGGCGCGGGGTGAAACGCCAGGACCCGGCAGCGCCGCGCGGGTCGGCCGTCCTGAATGCGTTGCCCGCCTGTCTGTCCGGCGGCGGGGGCTTCCGCGGGCTCCAATCCGAAGTCCGGGGCAAGGCTTTCGGGGGCCTCAAGCTGATCCTGCGCGCCGGGGCGGCTCTGCTGCGACCAGTAGTAATTGAAAAGCTGATTCTTCCAGCGCTTGGCCTGGATCAGCGAAAAGATCAGGGCCGCTTCCTCCCAGCGCTTGGTGGGCTCGAAGCGGCTGGCGGTCGTGGCGTATTTGCTCCACAGCGACATGAGCGAAGCTTCATCAATGGCGTCCAGTTGTTGCGCCAGCCGGGCGAGCAGCTTTTCCATGTGACCTCCTGGGCAGTGTGGTGACAGTGTCAGACTGATGAAAAAGGCCGTATGACCTTTTCCCGGCACCGTCGGCAAGAGCGCGCTCTCGCCGACTCCCGTGAAAAAGTGCCTTCCCGCGCCGCCACTTTTGCGGTCGCCTGCTCTAGTGGGATGCCACGCCCCGCCTGCCGGTTCGGCGTGAAGACCGCACAGCAAAAAACGCGGTTTTTGCTGTGCTCGCGGCACTCTTGCCGCCGCGCCGGGCTCCACAGCCCGTTTCCCATCGGGCTGTTATGTATGTTGTTGCGCCCGGTTCGTCAACGCGCCCGCCGCGCTTGGAAAGGCGGGTCTGGCCCCTGGAGGCTTTTTGTGCTATGCAGGCGCTTCCGCGACCGGCGACAACATCGGAGGCAGCATGTCGGATCTCAAGGCCATGTACAGCACTGTCCGCAAGGACGCTTTCCCCGAAACCATGACCATCATCCTGGGCGAGGAAAAACTCGTCTACGAAAAACGTGTCTGGACCCTGGACCAGGAAGAAAAAGGCCTGCGCTACGGCGAAAATCCCGATCAGCCCGCCGCGCTTTATGCCCTGAAGCGGGGCTCCCTGACCTGCGGAGGACTGACTTGGCGCGGGCCGGGCAACGGCATCGTCTCCGCCCTTACCGAGGCGCAGATGATCCAGGCCGGAAAGCATCCGGGCAAGACCAACCTCACCGACGTGGACAACGGGGCCAACATTCTGCAATACCTCGCCGAACGTCCGGCGGCCGTGATTCTCAAGCACAACAATCCCTGCGGCGCGGCCTGGGCCGACGACGGCGTGGCCGTCGCTCTGGAGCGGGCCTTCTGGTGCGACCGCATCGCGGCTTTCGGCGGCGCGGTGGTGGTCAACCGGCCCTTCAGCCGCGAGGCCGCTGAAATGGTGGCGGCCAATTATTTCGAAGTGGTGGCCGCGCCCGCTTTCGAAGAAGGCTCGGTGGAGATCCTCAAGCGCCGCAAGAACCTGCGCATCATGGAATTGCCCGGCCTGGGCCGTTTGGACGAGCTGACCCGCTCGGCCTTCCTGGATATCAAGAGTCTGGCCGACGGCGGCGTCATTGTGCAGAAATCCTTTGTGAACCGCATCCTTACGGATGCCGACTTCCTGCCCGCCACTGCCTCCACCAAGGAAGGCCTTGAGGTGGCGGCGCGCGCGCCTGACAAGGCCGAACTGGCCGACCTGCGCTTTGCCTGGGCCGTTGAAGCGGGCGTGACCTCCAATTCCGTGATTTTCGTCCGCGACGGGGCCACCCTGGCCATCGGCACCGGCGAGCAGGACCGCGTGGGCTGCGTGGAACTGGCCGTGCACAAGGCCTACACCAAGTACGCCGACGCTCTTGCCTTCAAAGAACTGGGGCTTTCGCTCTACGAGCTCAAGCAGAAGGCCGCGAGCGACGCCGCCCTGAACGACAGGCTGACCGACATCGGCCTGCGCACGCGCGAGGCGCGCGGCGGCCTGCTCGGTTCGCGTCTGGTTTCCGACGGCTTTTTCCCCTTCCGCGACGGCGTGGACGCCGCCGTGGCCCAGGGCGTGTCGGCCATTGCCCAGCCCGGCGGCTCGTTGCGCGACGCCGAGGTGATCATGGCCTGCAACGAGGCGCGGCCGCAGGTGGCGATGGTGTTTACGGGGCAGCGCTCCTTTAAACATTAGGCGGCATGGAACCTTTTTGCCCCTGGCGGCGTCAGGCGTCGCGGCCCGGCTTGGTTACGTAGACGGCTACGCGCCCGCGCCGGGCCGCTTGCCTTTCTTGCCAGCGACAAAAAATTTCCATGCCGGGAATAAGGAGTCGTATGCCGCTTCCCACCTCCTTCAGCACAGCGCCGCCCCAAGCGGCTTTCCCCCGGCTCTGCGTGTCCGCGCTGTCCGGCGGGGGCGGCAAGACCCTGCTTTCCCTGGGGTTGGCGCGGGCGGCATCCGCCGCCGGGGTGGCGGTCAAGACCTTCAAGAAGGGACCGGATTATATTGACGCGGCATGGCTGGCCCTGGCCGCCGGGAGGCCCGCTACCAATCTGGACCCCTACTTTCTGCCGCCCGCGCGGCTGCGCGCGCTTTTTATCCAGGCCATGGAGGCGTTGCTCCGTAGCGATTCGGTCGAGGCAGGCACGCCAAATGTGCTGGGCCTGGTGGAAGGCAACCGGGGCTTGTTCGACGGCCTGGACGTGGAGGGCTCCTGCTCCACGGCGGAACTGGCGCGCGCGCTGGACTGCCCCATCCTGCTCAGCCTGGACTGCACCAAGATGACCCGCACGGCGGCGGCTCTGGTCCAGGGCATGCTCCATTTTGAAAAAGGCCTCCGTTTTTGCGGCGTGGTGCTCAACCAGGTGGGCTCGGCCCGGCATGAAAGCGTGCTGCGCCGCGCTCTGGAAGCCTACACGGATGTGCCCGTACTGGGCGCGCTGCCGCGCCTGGCGGAAAACCCTCTGCCTGAACGGCATATGGGCATTGCCTGTTGCGGGGATTCTCTGGCCGGGGACGCGGAACGCCGTCTGGACGATCTGGCCGCCCTGGTGCGCGCGCATCTGGATCTTTCGGCCGTACTGGCGGCGGCGCGGGATGTCTCCCTTCTGGGCGGGGAAGATTCCACGCGGGAAAAGGATGCCGAAGACGGCGTGGAACTTCTCTCCGCGCCGAGCGAGCGCGGCGACGTTGCGACCAGCCTTTTTCCGCGGCCGCGCATCGGGTATGTGCGTGATGCGGCACTCTGGTTTTACTATCA is a genomic window containing:
- a CDS encoding DegT/DnrJ/EryC1/StrS family aminotransferase codes for the protein MIKFLDVQAINARHLAEINARFAVVQASGHFLNGPMNEAFCRDFAAYCGVKHALGVANGLDALRLIIAACGFGPGDEIIVPANTFIASILAISQNGCTPVPVEPSPETYNLDPARVEEAVTSHTRAILAVHLYGRTADMEPLWALAGKYHLRLIEDGAQAHGARYQGHRVGGLGDVAGFSFYPGKNLGAMGDGGGITTNDDALYERLKVLANYGSDCKYHHILKGFNSRLDELQAAVLDVKLAHLDEDNAHRRAVAERYLTGIRNPLVTLPQRSKDREGHVWHLFVTRTPCRDLFQRHLEERGIETLIHYPTPPHRQEAYAEWSARSYPVTERIHEEALSLPISPVMPDNDVDAVIDAVNAFRDEAV
- a CDS encoding cobyrinate a,c-diamide synthase; this encodes MPLPTSFSTAPPQAAFPRLCVSALSGGGGKTLLSLGLARAASAAGVAVKTFKKGPDYIDAAWLALAAGRPATNLDPYFLPPARLRALFIQAMEALLRSDSVEAGTPNVLGLVEGNRGLFDGLDVEGSCSTAELARALDCPILLSLDCTKMTRTAAALVQGMLHFEKGLRFCGVVLNQVGSARHESVLRRALEAYTDVPVLGALPRLAENPLPERHMGIACCGDSLAGDAERRLDDLAALVRAHLDLSAVLAAARDVSLLGGEDSTREKDAEDGVELLSAPSERGDVATSLFPRPRIGYVRDAALWFYYQENLEALTRAGAELVRLSLLDGGPESGSDPWEGLDGLYLGGGFPEDCAPELSRSPRLPLLARLAREGLPIYAECGGFMLLARGIEREGRLWPMSNVFPVTARFCAKPQGLGYVQGTVRAENPFFPPGLSLRGHEFHYSRCQWEGAAPSCALELSRGKGMGHIGGMACDGLTRGRVWAAYTHIFAPAVPCWADNFVAAARRFRQERNGAA
- a CDS encoding IMP cyclohydrolase yields the protein MSDLKAMYSTVRKDAFPETMTIILGEEKLVYEKRVWTLDQEEKGLRYGENPDQPAALYALKRGSLTCGGLTWRGPGNGIVSALTEAQMIQAGKHPGKTNLTDVDNGANILQYLAERPAAVILKHNNPCGAAWADDGVAVALERAFWCDRIAAFGGAVVVNRPFSREAAEMVAANYFEVVAAPAFEEGSVEILKRRKNLRIMELPGLGRLDELTRSAFLDIKSLADGGVIVQKSFVNRILTDADFLPATASTKEGLEVAARAPDKAELADLRFAWAVEAGVTSNSVIFVRDGATLAIGTGEQDRVGCVELAVHKAYTKYADALAFKELGLSLYELKQKAASDAALNDRLTDIGLRTREARGGLLGSRLVSDGFFPFRDGVDAAVAQGVSAIAQPGGSLRDAEVIMACNEARPQVAMVFTGQRSFKH